A region of Acidobacteriota bacterium DNA encodes the following proteins:
- a CDS encoding NHL repeat-containing protein, producing the protein MAVAAGVLFAGEPPFPNELKYPNIIEPVYTFGSYGSQEGEMIDPLGVGFTQDGRMYVIDSGNNRVQVFDSQGQPLAAFGETGTGDAQFTSPEDLYVGPDDLVYVADTGNNRIQVFDLDGKLVRQWGSIGNDEGQLRGPAGLWVDSSRVYVADTANHRIQVFDLQGNHLLGFGSFGSELGQFNKPAAVTADADGNIYVCDELNSRMQKFDRDGNFVDTWGRFGSHSGLMATPTDVAFNDGKLYLADLINHRIQVFDTAGNFLFQWGRHPVVAHEGEGRLHYPKAINPNPFANNVVVCEPFENRCQVFAAKEIRQIAEVKNVDDSAWWDKATRFHYGTAATISETATATSTQAYLAVGEPDTHAVLIFDISEIEPELVRRFGGYGEVPGKFKNPEGVAFDLERKRLYVSDLGNNRIQVFSMEPGKEGEFITTLGGPGEAEGQFDKPGKLEVDSKGNLYALDVGNARVQVFNSDMEFVRTFGEFGRQVGQFNLATDISLDPKEETLYVLDAYNYRVQAFTKEGKFLRTWGKPGSGNDEFVWPYGMEVGPDNYVYVSDSGGQRVQKFDTQGNFVASFGEFGSELGQFYKPKGLAMSSRNILYVIDFGNHRGQMMTSEGKFVSEWGIGELQQQSPREAGKALPVKVAGGLGLILFACGLATMVWLKRRKTS; encoded by the coding sequence ATGGCAGTTGCAGCAGGCGTCCTTTTCGCGGGCGAGCCTCCCTTTCCAAATGAGCTGAAGTACCCCAACATCATCGAGCCCGTTTACACTTTTGGCAGCTACGGCAGCCAAGAGGGCGAAATGATCGATCCCCTGGGCGTCGGCTTCACGCAGGACGGCCGGATGTACGTGATCGATTCTGGAAACAACCGGGTCCAGGTCTTCGACAGCCAGGGTCAGCCTCTGGCCGCCTTCGGAGAAACCGGCACCGGAGATGCCCAGTTTACTTCGCCCGAGGACCTCTATGTCGGTCCGGACGACCTGGTCTACGTGGCGGACACCGGCAACAACCGCATCCAGGTCTTTGATCTGGACGGCAAGCTGGTGCGCCAGTGGGGCAGCATCGGCAACGACGAGGGGCAATTGCGCGGCCCCGCCGGCCTGTGGGTCGATTCCAGCCGAGTCTATGTAGCCGACACGGCCAACCACCGCATTCAAGTCTTTGACCTGCAAGGCAACCACCTGCTTGGCTTCGGAAGCTTCGGCAGCGAGTTGGGCCAGTTCAACAAGCCGGCTGCGGTGACCGCCGATGCCGACGGCAACATTTACGTCTGCGACGAACTCAACAGCCGAATGCAAAAGTTCGACCGCGACGGAAACTTCGTCGACACCTGGGGACGCTTCGGATCGCACAGCGGACTGATGGCCACCCCCACGGATGTGGCTTTCAACGACGGCAAGCTTTACCTGGCCGATCTGATCAACCACCGCATCCAGGTCTTCGATACGGCGGGCAACTTTCTCTTCCAGTGGGGCCGCCACCCGGTGGTCGCCCATGAGGGAGAGGGACGCCTCCACTATCCCAAGGCCATCAACCCCAATCCCTTCGCCAACAACGTCGTGGTCTGCGAGCCCTTCGAGAATCGCTGCCAGGTCTTCGCCGCCAAGGAAATCCGCCAGATCGCCGAGGTCAAGAACGTCGATGATTCAGCCTGGTGGGACAAGGCCACCCGCTTCCACTACGGAACGGCGGCCACCATCTCCGAGACCGCTACCGCGACCAGCACCCAGGCCTATCTGGCCGTGGGCGAGCCCGATACCCATGCGGTTCTGATCTTCGACATCAGCGAGATCGAACCCGAACTGGTACGCCGTTTCGGCGGCTATGGCGAAGTGCCCGGCAAGTTCAAGAATCCCGAAGGCGTGGCCTTCGATCTTGAGAGAAAACGGCTCTACGTCAGCGACCTGGGCAACAACCGCATCCAGGTCTTCAGCATGGAGCCCGGCAAAGAAGGCGAATTCATCACCACGCTGGGCGGACCCGGAGAAGCTGAAGGTCAATTCGACAAACCCGGCAAGCTGGAAGTCGACAGCAAGGGCAACCTCTACGCCCTGGACGTGGGCAATGCCCGCGTGCAGGTCTTCAACTCCGACATGGAGTTCGTGAGGACTTTCGGGGAATTCGGCCGCCAGGTGGGACAGTTCAACCTGGCCACCGACATCTCCCTTGACCCCAAGGAAGAGACGCTCTACGTGCTGGACGCCTACAACTACCGGGTGCAAGCCTTCACCAAGGAGGGCAAGTTCCTGAGAACCTGGGGCAAACCGGGTTCCGGAAACGACGAATTCGTCTGGCCCTACGGCATGGAAGTCGGACCCGACAACTATGTCTACGTGTCCGATTCCGGCGGCCAGAGGGTCCAGAAGTTCGACACTCAAGGAAACTTCGTGGCTTCTTTCGGCGAATTCGGTTCTGAGTTAGGACAGTTCTACAAGCCCAAGGGACTGGCCATGAGCAGCCGCAACATCCTCTACGTCATCGACTTCGGCAACCACCGGGGCCAGATGATGACTTCCGAAGGCAAATTCGTTTCGGAATGGGGAATCGGTGAGCTGCAGCAGCAGTCGCCTCGGGAAGCCGGCAAGGCTCTCCCGGTCAAGGTGGCCGGCGGCTTAGGCCTGATCCTGTTCGCCTGCGGATTGGCCACCATGGTGTGGCTGAAACGCCGCAAGACGTCCTAA
- the pgi gene encoding glucose-6-phosphate isomerase, with product MPKPTRCKAWKKLKEHRQEMASRHLRQMFEDDPQRFERFHLQACGLLLDYSKNRISGRTLRLLLRLAQETRLEEWTRRLFAGEAINFTEDRSVLHVALRNRSSRPILVEGQDVMPQVRAVLEQMEDFCRRVRGGNWKGHSGESISDVVNLGIGGSDLGPAMVSEALKPYADGPRVHYVSNVDGSHLAQTLSGLDPQGTLFIVSSKSFTTQETLANARSARAWLLEHTGEQPGSIAKHFVAVSSNEEAVREFGIDPANMFVFWDWVGGRFSLWSAIGLSIALSLGMDRFKQLLRGAHRMDEHFRTTPLDQNMPVILALMGIWNRNFLGARSYAVAPYDQYLHRLPAYLQQLDMESNGKRIDRQGREVGWPTGPIVWGEPGTNGQHAFFQLIHQGCELIPVDFILPARSHHPLGQHHAMLLANGLAQSEALMRGKTAEEVRREMEEQGVDEKRIEKLLPHRVFPGNRPSNTLLLDRVTPETLGALLALYEHKIFVQGVIWDINSFDQWGVELGKQLASGILDELDGKEPVAAHDASTRALIDRLREAFSSS from the coding sequence ATGCCGAAACCGACTCGATGCAAGGCCTGGAAGAAGCTGAAAGAGCACCGTCAAGAGATGGCCTCGCGCCATTTGCGCCAGATGTTCGAAGACGATCCGCAGCGCTTCGAACGCTTTCATTTGCAGGCCTGCGGCCTTCTGCTCGACTACTCCAAGAACCGCATCAGCGGGCGGACGCTGAGACTGCTGCTGCGCCTGGCCCAGGAAACGCGTCTGGAGGAATGGACCCGGCGCCTGTTCGCCGGCGAAGCCATCAACTTCACTGAAGATCGCAGCGTCCTCCACGTGGCCCTGCGCAACCGCTCCTCGCGCCCCATCCTGGTCGAGGGCCAAGACGTCATGCCCCAAGTGCGGGCCGTGCTGGAACAGATGGAGGACTTCTGCCGGCGCGTCCGCGGGGGGAACTGGAAAGGGCACTCGGGGGAAAGCATCAGCGACGTCGTCAACCTGGGCATCGGCGGATCCGACCTCGGGCCCGCCATGGTCAGCGAGGCCCTCAAACCTTACGCCGACGGACCGCGGGTACACTATGTCTCCAACGTCGACGGCAGCCACCTGGCCCAGACCCTGAGCGGACTCGACCCTCAGGGCACCCTCTTCATCGTCTCCTCCAAGAGCTTCACCACTCAGGAAACCCTGGCCAATGCCCGCAGCGCCCGAGCCTGGCTGCTCGAGCACACGGGCGAGCAGCCCGGCTCGATCGCCAAGCACTTCGTGGCCGTCTCCAGCAACGAAGAGGCGGTGCGCGAGTTCGGCATCGATCCCGCCAACATGTTCGTCTTCTGGGACTGGGTAGGGGGACGCTTTTCGCTCTGGTCGGCCATCGGACTCTCCATCGCCCTCTCCCTGGGGATGGACCGCTTCAAGCAGCTTCTGCGCGGCGCTCACCGCATGGACGAGCACTTCCGCACGACCCCGCTCGACCAGAACATGCCCGTCATCCTGGCGCTGATGGGCATTTGGAACCGCAACTTCCTGGGGGCCCGCAGCTACGCCGTGGCTCCCTACGACCAATACCTGCACCGCCTGCCCGCCTACCTGCAGCAACTGGACATGGAGAGCAACGGCAAGCGCATCGACCGGCAGGGCCGGGAGGTGGGGTGGCCCACCGGCCCCATCGTGTGGGGAGAACCCGGCACCAACGGACAACACGCCTTTTTTCAGCTCATCCACCAAGGATGCGAACTGATCCCCGTCGACTTCATCTTGCCCGCCCGCAGCCACCATCCGCTGGGCCAGCACCACGCCATGCTGCTGGCCAACGGACTGGCTCAATCAGAGGCCTTGATGCGGGGCAAGACGGCTGAGGAAGTCCGCCGCGAGATGGAGGAGCAAGGCGTGGACGAGAAGCGCATCGAAAAGCTCCTGCCCCACCGCGTCTTCCCGGGCAACCGTCCCAGCAACACCCTGCTGCTCGACCGCGTCACGCCCGAGACTCTGGGTGCGCTGCTGGCCCTTTACGAGCACAAGATCTTCGTCCAGGGCGTGATCTGGGACATCAATTCCTTCGATCAGTGGGGGGTGGAACTGGGCAAGCAACTGGCCTCGGGAATCCTCGATGAATTGGACGGGAAGGAGCCGGTTGCAGCCCATGATGCCTCCACCCGAGCCCTCATCGACCGCCTCCGGGAGGCGTTTTCATCCTCTTAG
- a CDS encoding cytochrome c peroxidase: protein MRLKTLLPLSLLVVGALVFLAWRMAPPSPMVDFTSEEITRILQLSPLPPVPEDPSNGQADNPQAADLGRRLFFHKGLSPGAQFSCATCHQPEKGWSNGQQFGQGVGTTRRHVPTLWNVAYNRWFFWDGRADTLWAQALRPIEDPLEMGSDRLWVAHAVGEDIDLRKGYQQVFGPLPDLSDANRFPARGRPVPGQPSHPLQQAWQSMSPQDQTAVNQVFANVGKAIAAFERRIVTREAPFDVFVEGLRERDQTKLDAISESAQRGLKLFIGRGQCRLCHNGPNFSDSEFHNLRLPQNPSRPLDNGRYGGIEVVRDDTFNAAGPYSDDPGVEKVSYLDQFGDTWGQFKTPTLRNVALTAPYTHEGIFPSLEDVIHFYSTFENAAPMGHHDETFLVPLRLSEQEKQDLIAFLQSLTQFPPRAEIPGGMPAQRPAAEMAARE, encoded by the coding sequence GTGAGATTGAAGACCCTTCTTCCTCTGTCCCTGTTGGTCGTGGGCGCCTTGGTTTTCCTGGCTTGGAGAATGGCTCCGCCCTCGCCCATGGTGGATTTTACCTCCGAGGAAATCACCCGCATTCTGCAACTGTCCCCCTTGCCTCCGGTTCCAGAGGATCCCAGCAACGGCCAGGCGGACAACCCCCAAGCGGCGGATTTGGGCCGCCGTCTCTTCTTCCATAAGGGCCTTTCGCCCGGCGCCCAATTCTCCTGCGCCACCTGCCACCAGCCCGAGAAGGGATGGAGCAACGGCCAGCAATTCGGCCAGGGCGTAGGCACCACCCGCCGGCACGTTCCCACCCTTTGGAACGTGGCCTACAACCGCTGGTTCTTCTGGGACGGCCGGGCCGACACCCTGTGGGCACAAGCCCTGCGTCCCATTGAAGATCCGCTCGAGATGGGATCAGACCGGCTCTGGGTGGCTCACGCCGTGGGCGAGGACATCGACCTGCGCAAAGGCTACCAGCAGGTCTTCGGGCCCCTGCCCGATCTCTCCGACGCGAACCGCTTCCCCGCCCGTGGCCGCCCTGTCCCCGGTCAACCGTCCCACCCCTTGCAGCAAGCCTGGCAGTCGATGTCGCCCCAGGACCAGACCGCCGTCAACCAAGTCTTCGCCAACGTAGGCAAGGCCATAGCCGCCTTCGAACGGCGCATCGTGACCCGGGAGGCTCCGTTCGACGTCTTCGTGGAAGGACTACGGGAGCGTGACCAGACCAAGCTGGACGCCATTTCAGAATCGGCCCAGCGCGGGCTGAAGCTCTTCATCGGACGCGGTCAGTGCCGCTTGTGCCACAACGGGCCCAACTTCAGCGACAGCGAGTTTCACAACCTGCGCCTGCCTCAAAACCCCAGCCGCCCTCTGGACAACGGGCGCTACGGCGGCATCGAGGTCGTGCGCGACGACACCTTCAACGCGGCGGGGCCCTACAGCGACGATCCCGGCGTAGAGAAAGTCAGCTACCTGGATCAGTTCGGAGACACCTGGGGGCAATTCAAGACCCCTACATTGCGCAATGTGGCCCTGACGGCCCCTTACACCCACGAGGGCATCTTCCCCAGCCTGGAGGACGTGATCCACTTTTACTCGACGTTCGAGAATGCGGCTCCCATGGGACACCACGACGAGACTTTCCTGGTCCCGCTGCGCCTGAGCGAACAGGAAAAGCAAGATCTGATCGCTTTTCTCCAGTCGCTGACTCAGTTCCCTCCCCGCGCCGAGATTCCGGGCGGCATGCCCGCCCAGAGGCCGGCTGCTGAAATGGCCGCACGGGAATGA
- a CDS encoding tetratricopeptide repeat protein, protein ESLPEVPEFLSGRLYLAGLYQKRGRKEKALQLYQQILQADPAEPVAREQSAWLRMEAGASQEALDLLEMGGHSPNSDFFKGYRLLQQQDWDGALAVFSQLRQRYPLNSDLPQLISYALEAKGRRGQADDYLKQAQDLAPESQEIEERRREMRFRAADEAMRQGRMLEAARLFEELAQSPHPRADYFFNAAWCRQQIGHLEPAILHYRSGLRMQPAADWARTNLATCLYLRMRYQESLDEWERLLAKDSPSEVHFQMGMCYSHLNRLAEAENSFSRAQSLGDHSPPLLYNLGLTRFRLGRMEQGAALIRASARSGYGPALSFNRRLENRR, encoded by the coding sequence AGAATCCTTGCCGGAGGTTCCGGAGTTTCTCTCGGGACGGCTCTACCTGGCCGGGCTCTACCAAAAGAGAGGACGCAAGGAGAAGGCTTTGCAGCTTTACCAGCAGATCCTGCAAGCCGATCCGGCCGAGCCGGTGGCCCGCGAGCAGAGCGCCTGGCTGCGCATGGAAGCGGGCGCTTCCCAGGAAGCACTCGACCTGCTGGAGATGGGCGGTCACAGTCCCAACAGCGACTTCTTTAAAGGCTACCGTCTGCTTCAGCAACAGGATTGGGACGGAGCCCTGGCCGTCTTCAGCCAACTGCGCCAGCGCTATCCGCTCAACAGCGACTTGCCCCAGTTGATTTCCTACGCCCTGGAAGCCAAGGGGCGGCGGGGTCAGGCCGACGATTATCTGAAGCAGGCTCAGGATCTGGCTCCCGAGTCGCAGGAAATCGAGGAGCGCCGGCGCGAAATGCGCTTCCGGGCAGCCGACGAGGCCATGCGCCAGGGACGCATGCTGGAAGCCGCCCGCCTCTTTGAAGAATTAGCGCAATCGCCCCATCCCAGGGCCGACTATTTCTTCAATGCCGCCTGGTGCCGTCAGCAGATCGGCCACCTGGAGCCGGCCATCCTTCACTACCGCAGCGGACTGCGCATGCAGCCTGCTGCCGACTGGGCGCGCACCAACCTGGCCACCTGCCTCTATCTGCGAATGCGCTATCAGGAGTCGCTGGACGAATGGGAGCGCCTGCTGGCCAAAGACAGCCCCTCCGAGGTGCACTTTCAGATGGGAATGTGCTACAGCCATCTCAACCGCCTGGCTGAAGCCGAAAATTCCTTCTCCCGCGCCCAGAGCCTGGGCGATCACAGTCCGCCGCTGCTCTACAACCTGGGACTGACCCGCTTCCGCCTGGGACGCATGGAACAGGGAGCGGCTCTGATCCGCGCCTCGGCCCGTTCGGGCTACGGCCCCGCCCTCTCCTTCAATCGGCGCCTGGAAAACCGCCGCTGA
- a CDS encoding IPT/TIG domain-containing protein, whose protein sequence is MADAVALASAAGALSHAVLTEASPNQATSLSSLQYSCLATQANVYGGGGAFPFETPPRIEAIHAGPAIGRRPSGGELVTGGEEISEAPAGRLISIVGSDFSADRSHNLVTIGGRPAPLSSLSTNTVLATVLPFPEEGAEEVAEVRVHVRGVPANAVEIGILPAQRAPGAPFILSKRVLKKQQAFLAWIGHTDWLALPAAGSASSARPSEEEEEEAVGRMQSCAQDLTAQLKEFETQLNSNAHFLETYESVLHSSPEVEQLLDEALALFSAQP, encoded by the coding sequence TTGGCAGATGCCGTCGCCTTGGCCTCGGCGGCGGGGGCCTTGAGTCACGCCGTGCTGACCGAGGCTTCGCCCAATCAGGCGACCAGCCTCTCGTCCCTTCAATACTCCTGCCTGGCCACTCAGGCCAACGTTTACGGGGGCGGGGGCGCGTTCCCCTTCGAGACGCCTCCGCGCATCGAGGCGATTCACGCCGGGCCGGCCATCGGACGACGGCCCTCGGGCGGCGAATTGGTGACTGGCGGAGAAGAGATCAGCGAAGCGCCCGCGGGGCGCTTGATCAGCATCGTCGGCAGCGACTTCAGCGCTGACCGAAGCCATAACCTGGTCACCATCGGAGGACGTCCGGCGCCTCTTTCCTCCCTTTCCACCAACACCGTCCTGGCCACGGTGCTTCCTTTCCCTGAGGAAGGTGCCGAGGAGGTGGCCGAGGTGCGCGTCCACGTGCGCGGTGTTCCCGCCAACGCGGTTGAGATCGGCATCCTTCCGGCTCAACGCGCTCCCGGCGCTCCCTTCATTCTCTCCAAGCGGGTGCTCAAGAAGCAGCAGGCCTTTCTGGCCTGGATCGGCCACACCGATTGGCTGGCCCTGCCCGCCGCCGGCAGCGCTTCGTCCGCGCGGCCTTCGGAGGAGGAGGAGGAGGAAGCGGTCGGGCGGATGCAGAGCTGTGCCCAAGACTTGACCGCGCAGCTCAAAGAGTTCGAAACCCAATTGAACTCCAACGCTCATTTTCTGGAAACCTACGAGTCGGTGCTTCATTCCTCCCCCGAAGTCGAGCAATTGCTCGACGAAGCCTTGGCGCTCTTCTCGGCCCAGCCCTGA
- a CDS encoding DUF420 domain-containing protein: MQQQAVQERFWVRIIYIVSAVVAAAVAFLILGPRPEGTRGALDVSSLPNVNAALNSLTAVLLVIGYLFIRRRAILAHRKVMLGAFATSSLFLVTYVVYHWFKSGPTRYAGDWVAVYYFILLTHIVLAALILPLALLTLYRGWTMKVEKHRRIARITLPLWLYVSVTGVLVYWMLYL; encoded by the coding sequence ATGCAGCAGCAGGCCGTGCAAGAGCGCTTTTGGGTCCGCATCATCTACATCGTCTCGGCGGTTGTCGCGGCTGCCGTAGCCTTTCTGATTCTTGGGCCGCGTCCTGAGGGAACGCGGGGGGCGCTGGACGTCTCCTCCCTGCCCAACGTCAACGCCGCCCTCAACTCCCTGACCGCCGTGCTGCTGGTCATCGGCTACCTCTTCATCCGCCGCCGCGCCATCCTGGCCCACCGCAAGGTGATGCTGGGAGCTTTCGCCACCTCGTCCCTCTTTCTGGTCACCTATGTGGTCTATCACTGGTTCAAGAGCGGACCCACCCGCTACGCCGGCGATTGGGTGGCGGTCTACTACTTCATCCTGCTCACCCATATCGTCCTGGCCGCTTTGATCCTGCCGCTGGCCTTGCTCACGCTCTACCGCGGCTGGACCATGAAGGTGGAAAAGCACCGCCGCATCGCCAGGATCACCTTGCCCCTGTGGCTCTACGTCTCGGTCACCGGCGTCCTCGTCTATTGGATGCTTTACCTTTAG
- a CDS encoding ABC transporter permease, with protein sequence MLSSVLSHFRYAFRAMLRHPLVSVSILLTLALSIGANTAVFSVVNAVLLRPLPYPQSEAVVKIGSLQSLPDIADWRQQQSGVFEEIGIFQPREYDLLVEGKPQRLPGAAVSPALFQVLRADSRIGRRVMQRDNQAGGQRVVTLSYDFWQRHFGGQEEVLGQPIRLSGNEYTIIGVLEQGFSAPSLQPVDLWTPIFVEAPWAITDRGARAMEAIARLGPGIPLRRAQADLEQIAARLEQEHPATNKQVDVSVRELQTALLGETGPRLLTVFSAVALILLIAAANIATLLFVQSAARRREIAIRRVLGASRVNLAAQTLAESLLYAMLGGLLGLAATWLSLRAIVAAIPFQFPHLISIQLDWRVLLFALMLSLGAGLLFGQAPLLQAFGSRMSEALTGRSSGSLAGRGRTVRRFLVVVEGALAVSLLIVATLTVQSFFKLSSSQIGFAPDNILSVQLSLPTSRYYSISSQTAFFSQVFDRIESLPGVESSGAVSHLPLGENALTHGFLIEGRPQPAPGEAPEAYTRLVSPGYFKTMQIPLLAGRFFEDGDREEAPYVAIINQALARRFWPDNRAPLGERIQWIYGPNEPWLEVVGVVEDVRQFGLDSPDEPAVYTPYRQKLRDWKRWMTLVVRCQAPSPSLAESIREEIWAVDPNLPISEVGMMEDRLSSSIAPERFTSSLLTIFALIALLLATLGVYGVISFSVMQRTQEIGVRMALGAGRQEVLTMVLREGLGLVLLAVVLGVAVAVVFASFISRLLYQVSAYDPLTFLAVPLLLLLVTALACYIPARRAASVQPVEALRYE encoded by the coding sequence ATGTTATCCAGCGTCCTAAGCCACTTTCGCTACGCCTTCCGAGCCATGCTTCGGCATCCCCTGGTTTCGGTTTCCATTCTTCTCACCCTGGCGCTGAGCATCGGCGCCAATACGGCCGTATTCAGCGTCGTCAACGCCGTGCTTCTGCGTCCGCTGCCATATCCGCAGTCTGAGGCGGTGGTTAAGATCGGCAGCCTGCAGTCCTTGCCGGACATCGCCGACTGGCGTCAGCAGCAGAGCGGCGTCTTCGAGGAGATCGGCATCTTCCAGCCGCGCGAGTACGACCTTTTGGTGGAGGGCAAGCCCCAGAGGCTGCCCGGGGCCGCCGTCTCCCCGGCCCTTTTTCAAGTCCTCCGGGCCGACAGCCGCATCGGACGGCGCGTCATGCAAAGGGACAATCAGGCAGGCGGGCAGCGGGTGGTCACCCTCAGCTACGATTTTTGGCAAAGGCATTTCGGCGGACAGGAAGAAGTGCTGGGACAGCCGATCAGGCTGAGCGGCAACGAGTACACCATCATAGGGGTCCTGGAACAGGGATTCTCGGCGCCCTCTTTGCAGCCGGTCGACCTATGGACGCCCATCTTCGTGGAAGCGCCCTGGGCCATCACGGACCGTGGCGCCCGGGCCATGGAGGCCATCGCCCGGCTGGGCCCGGGAATACCTTTGAGGCGCGCCCAAGCCGACTTGGAACAGATTGCCGCCAGGCTGGAGCAGGAGCATCCTGCCACCAACAAGCAAGTCGACGTCAGCGTGCGCGAGCTGCAGACGGCTTTGCTGGGCGAAACCGGTCCGCGTCTGCTGACGGTTTTCTCGGCGGTCGCACTGATACTGCTTATCGCCGCGGCCAACATCGCCACCCTGCTCTTCGTGCAGTCGGCGGCCCGGCGCCGCGAGATCGCCATTCGGCGCGTACTGGGAGCCAGCAGGGTCAATCTGGCCGCCCAGACGCTGGCCGAAAGCCTGCTTTACGCCATGTTGGGCGGCCTGTTGGGGCTGGCGGCCACCTGGCTGAGCCTGCGCGCCATCGTGGCTGCCATCCCTTTCCAGTTCCCCCACCTCATCAGCATCCAGCTCGACTGGCGGGTGCTGCTCTTCGCCCTCATGCTCTCGCTGGGCGCCGGCCTCCTTTTCGGACAGGCTCCCCTGCTGCAAGCTTTCGGCAGCCGGATGAGCGAAGCCCTGACGGGACGCAGCAGCGGCAGCCTGGCGGGCCGGGGACGAACCGTGCGCCGTTTTCTGGTGGTTGTGGAAGGGGCTTTGGCCGTTAGCCTTCTCATCGTGGCCACTTTGACGGTGCAAAGCTTTTTCAAGCTGTCATCGTCTCAGATCGGCTTCGCTCCCGACAACATCCTCAGCGTGCAACTCTCCTTGCCGACTTCCCGCTACTACTCGATTTCCTCCCAGACCGCCTTCTTCAGCCAGGTTTTCGACCGCATCGAGAGTCTGCCGGGTGTGGAGTCGAGCGGCGCCGTCAGCCATCTGCCGCTGGGGGAGAATGCGCTGACTCACGGATTTCTCATCGAGGGAAGGCCTCAACCGGCGCCGGGCGAAGCCCCCGAAGCCTACACCCGGCTGGTGAGTCCCGGTTACTTCAAGACGATGCAGATCCCCCTGCTGGCGGGGAGGTTCTTTGAGGACGGCGACCGCGAGGAGGCGCCCTACGTAGCCATCATCAACCAGGCCTTGGCCCGCCGTTTCTGGCCCGACAACAGGGCTCCCCTGGGAGAGCGCATCCAGTGGATTTACGGTCCCAACGAGCCTTGGCTGGAGGTGGTGGGCGTGGTTGAAGACGTGCGCCAGTTCGGCCTCGACAGTCCCGATGAGCCCGCCGTCTACACTCCCTATCGCCAGAAGCTGCGCGACTGGAAGAGATGGATGACCTTGGTGGTCCGCTGCCAAGCGCCCTCGCCGTCTCTGGCCGAATCGATCCGGGAGGAGATCTGGGCCGTCGACCCCAATCTGCCCATCAGCGAGGTGGGAATGATGGAAGATCGCCTTTCCAGTTCCATCGCACCCGAACGCTTTACTTCCTCCTTGTTGACCATTTTCGCTCTTATCGCCCTTCTCTTGGCCACCCTGGGGGTTTACGGGGTGATTTCTTTCTCGGTCATGCAGAGGACTCAGGAGATCGGGGTACGCATGGCCTTGGGCGCCGGCCGTCAGGAGGTTCTGACCATGGTGCTGCGCGAGGGCCTGGGACTGGTTCTGCTGGCGGTGGTGCTGGGCGTGGCCGTGGCGGTGGTTTTCGCCAGTTTCATTTCACGCCTGCTCTATCAGGTCAGCGCCTACGACCCCCTCACCTTCCTGGCTGTTCCGCTCTTGCTGCTGCTGGTGACCGCTCTGGCTTGCTACATCCCGGCCCGTCGGGCCGCCAGCGTGCAGCCGGTGGAGGCTCTGCGCTACGAGTAG
- a CDS encoding FixH family protein, whose translation MVAAALLLQGCGDVESAEADPREGLYLKQNRTSSNRNFLVSYRTRPHPLPLNQRFAMEIEVAPRPGRQPGQVRAVSVHAQMPAHNHGMYVRPKVLSQSDGLYRVEGMLFHMAGHWKLNVDIEHGPFVERAVFDVFLE comes from the coding sequence ATGGTCGCCGCAGCCCTGCTCCTCCAGGGTTGCGGCGACGTCGAGTCGGCTGAAGCCGATCCCCGGGAGGGACTGTACCTCAAGCAGAACAGGACCAGCAGCAACCGCAATTTCCTTGTCAGCTATCGGACGCGGCCCCACCCTTTGCCGCTCAATCAGCGCTTCGCCATGGAAATCGAGGTCGCTCCCCGGCCCGGGCGCCAACCTGGCCAGGTCCGGGCCGTCTCGGTTCACGCGCAAATGCCGGCTCACAACCACGGAATGTACGTGCGCCCCAAAGTCCTCAGCCAAAGCGACGGGCTCTACCGTGTCGAGGGAATGCTCTTTCACATGGCGGGACACTGGAAGCTGAACGTAGACATCGAGCACGGGCCTTTCGTAGAGCGAGCGGTTTTCGACGTGTTCCTGGAGTAG